The sequence TCGGCATCCAACTTGCCCGGCACCTCCGGGCCGGTGACATGGTCTTGCTCAATGGTCCTTTAGGAGCCGGTAAGACAACTTTGACCAGAGGGATTGGCGAGGGCCTTGGGGCTCTGGGAACAGTTCAATCGCCAACCTTTGTTTTGGCTAGAACTCATAAAACTACGACCGGGCCGAAACTTGTTCATGTGGACGCTTATCGCTTGGGTTCAGCTCTAGAGCTGGATGACCTCGATATAGATTTTGCGAACAGCATTGTTGTCGTGGAGTGGGCTCGGGACTATGTGGATGGCATTGCCGAATCCTGGCTAGAGATTCAGATCAATCGTGAGAGTGAAGACGACTCAAGACTGGTTACGCTTTTGCCCCACGGCGCTCGCTATGAAGGAGTAACCATTGCTTTTGGCGATTGACACCTCAGCCGGCACATCAGCCGCGATTTTAGAAGATGGAAAGCTTTTAGGTTTTAGCCTCTTCGAAGACCCCTTTGGGC is a genomic window of Candidatus Aquiluna sp. UB-MaderosW2red containing:
- the tsaE gene encoding tRNA (adenosine(37)-N6)-threonylcarbamoyltransferase complex ATPase subunit type 1 TsaE; this translates as MHFLIESPEKMHEFGIQLARHLRAGDMVLLNGPLGAGKTTLTRGIGEGLGALGTVQSPTFVLARTHKTTTGPKLVHVDAYRLGSALELDDLDIDFANSIVVVEWARDYVDGIAESWLEIQINRESEDDSRLVTLLPHGARYEGVTIAFGD